The Polaribacter sp. HaHaR_3_91 genomic sequence ATTATGATGAAATCCTTTTTTATTACCCTGTTATTATTAATTTCTTTTGGATGTAAAAAAGAAATAACATCGCCAGAAGAAAAAACAGCTACTACAAAAAAACATGAATTTGCAATTATTATTCATGGTGGAGCAGGAACTATTTTAAAGAAAAATTTATCTGATGAAAAAGAAGCAGCTTACAAAGCAAAATTAGAAGAAGCTATTAAAGTAGGACATACAATTCTTAAAAACGGAGGAACAAGCCAAGAAGCAGTTATTAAAACCATACAAGTTATGGAAGAATCTCCATTATTTAATGCAGGAAAAGGAGCTGTTTTTACACATGAAGAAACCAATGAATTGGATGCTTCTTTTATGGATGGAAAAACATTAAATGCTGGTGCAGTTGCTGGGGTAACTAATGTAAAAAGTCCTATTGAATTGGCTGTAAAAATTATGACAGATTCTGATCACGTAATGCTTTCTGGAAAAGGAGCTTCTATTTTTGCTGAAGAAAAAGGATTAGAAATTGTAGATCCAAGTTACTTTTATACAGAAAGACGTTTTCAATCGCTTCAAAAAATAAAAAATAAGAATAAAACAGCGTTAGATCATGATGATAAAAAAGCCGCTTTTTATGATGCTGATATTAAAAATGCAAAATTTGGTACTGTGGGTTGTGTAGCTTTGGATAAAAGTGGAAATATAGCTGCAGGAACTTCTACTGGAGGAATGACAAATAAACGTTGGGGAAGAATTGGAGACGCACCAATTATTGGTTCTGGTACGTATGCAAATAATTTAACTTGTGGTGTTTCTTCTACAGGTTGGGGAGAATATTTTATTAGAAGCCAAGTTGCTTATGATATTTCTGCACAGATGGAATATCAAAATAAATCTTTAAAAGAAGCAACTACAGACGTAATACAAAACAAACTTACAAAACTTGGAGGAACGGGTGGTGTTATTGCTTTAGATAAAAACGGAAATATGTCTTTTGAGTTTAATACTGCAGGAATGTACAGAGCTTCTATGAATGATAAAGATGAATTAATTGTAAAAATTTACAAAGAATAAGCCAACCATTCTTCTGGAATTGGTCCTAAATCTAGTTCTATCTTTTTAGATTTTACAATCTTTTTATACCCTAATCTAGAAATTATAGGTACAGATAAGTTTATATTATTCTTTTTATTAATAATTTCTAAAACCTCCCGAATAGATCTTTTGGTACATAAAACTAAGCTATTCATCATAGCATTAGATTCTTTTTCTAAATCGTAAAAATCTACAAAATAAGCAGGTTTTTCATCCTTATAAACAACCCATTGTGTAGCTTTTCTTTCAAATGTTTCTATAACTTCTTTCGTTCCGCTTAAAGTTCTATATGTAATTGCTAAAAATGTCATCTTATTTTCTTTTAAAAAATCAAATTTAATATAATGCATTAGTAATTCTTTTTTAATTTCGATAGAACTACCATAAACATCGTTAAAATGTATATTTAATACCTGAATATATGCCAAAATTGAAAGGAGAAAAACCATTGGAATTCTCACTAAAAGTATCTAACTGAGCTTTAAACATGGGGTTTAAATTTAAAGACCATTTATTATTTAAAAAATAATTAAAATCAAAACCTAGATTCCCACTAAAGTTAATATTATTTAAATTGTTAGCACTACCCGAATTAGTAAAAAATTGAGAACTAAAATTAACTTCATTTTTATTTAAAAACAAAGAACTGAACCCAGCAACCACCTGTGTATTGAAATTTTTAACAGTTAAAAAATTATATTTCACTTCTATAGGGACTTCAATATAACCAAATATTTGATTCAAATCTCCATTTAAACTCGTTCTACTTATCAATGCACTGTTATCAAAATCTGAAGTTTGTAAGGGAGCTGTATTAAAAGATAGAGAAACACCACTATTAAATGCAACAGGTGATGTGCTTTTAGAAATTGAAGAAACAGCTGTTACCTGATTGTTCACAAAAATCATTTCTTGCAAATGCACACCAGATTGAATGCTCCATTTTTTATTGATTTGGTAGCCTATTTGAAAACCATAAGAAAAAGAACTCTTACCTTTTGTGGAGTTTGATAAACTTCTATTTACAGGAGATGAATTTGAAAATGAATTAGAATTTAAAACTGCAAAAACAGGTGCAATAGACCATTTATGCTTTAAATGTTTAATAGAAAAAATACTATCCTTGTCTTTTATAAATTTATTTAAATCGACCTTCTTGTTAGGCAATTCTTTTTCTACAGCTACATTGTCTACTATTTTCTCTTTTTCTTCAGTAAAAACCTCCTTATTTTTATTTACATCTATCTTTTTATCGTTCACAGAATCTAACGTCTCCTTAGCTGTATTATTAGCTAACAAAGTTTTTTCCACAACGTTTTTATCACGAACTAACTTCTTTTGAAAACGAGGTTTTTCTATATCCTTTTTTATACTTTCTTTCGTTTCTTTATCTGTAACCAGTATTTTTTTATCAATTTTTGTATTTTGAATAAGTGAATCTATTTTTGGCAGGTCATTTTTTTCTACTTCATTTTCGGTACTCTCTGTTACAATCGTTTTAGAATCGATTTTCATAAAATCTGTTTCGTTTGTAGAGACAGGAAAGAGTAACATTCCTAAAAGTAACATCGCTGCTGCTCCACCTGCAAACCACCAAAGAGGTACTCCCCTTCTTTTCTTCTTTTTAAGCTTAGATTCTATATTGCCCCAAACTTTTTTATCTGGAGTTACCTCCAAATTTTTAAGCTGATCTTGAAACAATTTATCTAAATTCTTATTCTTCATTAGTTAATCATTTACTGTTGTTTTTTGATGCATTTCTAATTGATCTTTCAAAATTTTTCTTGCTCTAGACAGGTTCGATTTTGATGTTCCAACAGAAATCCCTAACATTTCTGCAATATCTTTATGAGCATAATCGTCTAAAACATATAAATTAAAAACCAGTCTGTATTGATCTGGTAATTGCTGAATAAAACCCAACAACACATCCACATTAAAAGCAGTGTCTTCTATATTAAACTCTTCTTCTGTTTCTAATTCATCAGAAAAATCACTTACATTTTTCAAAGGAGACTTTACTCTATATTTTTGCAAAACAGTATTTACAGTTACACGTTTTAACCAACCTTCAAAAGAACCTTTATGGTTATATTGTTTTATTTTTTCGAAAATAGTCATAAAACTATCTTGTAGATTATCTTCTGCATCTTGATAATTACTCGAATATTTTAAACAAACTGCAAACAGCTTATCAGCATAAAGCTGATAAACTGTTGATTGTGCTGTAATTTTCTGCTTACAGCATTCTTGTATGAGTTCTTCTAGTTTGATGGTACTAATTTACAGGAACTATTACTTCCTCAAAAATATTTTCGCCCTCACTATCAGTTCCTTTAAAGAACTTAAAAATATAGTCTTCTGTTTGAGACGCTGTAACAACAAACTTCTTTTCTTCTTGTACAATTTCTTCTGTACATTCTTCATCTAATAAAACCATTGCCGTTACTGCAACAGTTCTCGTAGAATCTTCAGTCTCATAATAAATTTGTTCAAAAGAATAACAATCGTTTGGAAAAGAATATTTTATAGTAATAGTATCTGATTCTCCATATGTAAAACTTTCTGGAGTAATCGCTTCATCTATTGGCATAAACTCAAATTTGTAATTGGGTACATCATCGTTGTTTAAACAAGAAGCAAAGACAAATAATCCTAATAAAAGTAAACTAATTTTTTTCATGGTTTTTGTGTATTAAATTAATATTTAAGGGTTGGAATTCCATTTTCGCATTCAACAGAAACAGGAACACTTGCTATTGAACAATCTGAAATTATGCCCCATCTAACGTTAAATGTTTTTTCTGCTTGTGTGTATATTTCTATTTTATTTAAAAAATCATTTGTATCTATTTCAGTAGAATAAGCGATATATCCTTGCGAACCTCCACAAGCTTTTGAACCGTAAGCGGTAAACAACCAATTTGTAGCGTCTGAGCAAGAAACACTGCTAGACAACTCTTGAATTTCATTGAATAAATCCATTAAACTTCTATATTCTACTTCTTGTGCTGTCAGTTCTCTTTTTACAACCAATTCCTGTTCTGTAAGTGTAATAATTCTCCAAGCATAATTTGTAGGATAGCTTTCTGTAGAAATGTTAACTAGTGTACTTTCTAGCTCAAAAGTTCCTTCAATATTAAAAAAAGATAAAGGCGGTGTACCGCACCAACCAGAAGTACGTTCTATAAAACCACCGTTTTTATGAAATGAAATTCCGTAAGCATCATTTGGCAAAGAGTTCCCTCTTTTAAATGTTGTAGTTTCTCCTTCGTAAACCGGATCTAACCAAGTACCTATTAATAAATTATTAGCATCTATTATTACCTCATTGTCTTCGCAAGAAAACAATGAAACTAGAAAAAGGAAAGCAATTATTTTTTTCATCATTTTTAGTATTGTATTTGAGAATCCCACCCTTCTAAATTTAAAAGAATTGTAGTGTCACTGTCTTTTAAATCTTTAATATTAAACGTAAAATCTTTAGAAATAACAGCCAAACAAGCTTCCGTATTTTCTAAATTGATTTTAATGTTTCTTTGAGTCGGATTCGATTCTAAGATTAAATCTGCATCTACAAGCGTTGCTCTCCAACTAGTACCATCACAACCACTAGCCATAATGTTCAGAGTTAATAAATCCCCATCTAAAATTGCATTATTAATATTGTAACCAGTGGTTGCTGTTTCATTATATAAATTATTATCTATAATTACACATTCATTACAGAGTTCTAAAGTAGTTTCTGCTGTTTCTGAACATCCTAAAAATGCTAAAAGGGTAATTAGAAAAATACTTTTTAACTTCATTATTTAGGTGTTTTATTACAAGATGCAGAAATTTTAAAAAGGTTGCGTCTAATATTGTTATTTTTGCAAAAGTATATGCAAAACACAATTTTTAACATCCGAAATCAAGAAGAATTTAAGCAAGCTGCTTTAGCTGTTTTTAAACATCAATTTAAAAACAATAAAGTATATCGTTCTTTTTGCGATTTATTATACATTCATCCTTCAGACGTTACTAAGGTTGAAGAAATTCCGTTTTTACCTATTCAGTTTTTTAAAAGCAGAAAAGTACTTTCTTCTTTAGAAGAAATTGAAGAAACTTTTACAAGTTCTGGTACCACAGGAAGCCTTACTAGCAAGCATTTTGTAACAGATATTAACCTCTATAAAGAAAGTTACCTAAAAGGATTTGCACATTTTTATGGCAACATAGAAGACTATGTTGTGTTGGCTTTATTGCCAAATTATTTAGAAAGAAATGGTTCTTCTTTGGTGTATATGGTTGATGATTTAATTCAGAAATCTAATAATACTGAAAGTGGATTTTATTTAGATAACATTGAAGAATTAGCAAAAAAACTAGTAGAATTAGACAAAAAAGGACAAAAAACGCTCTTAATCGGAGTTTCTTTTGCTTTGTTAGATTTGATAGAAATGCAACAATTCAACCTAAAAAACACCATTATCATGGAAACTGGTGGTATGAAAGGACGAAGAAAAGAATTGATTAGAGCTGAATTGCATCAGCTTTTACAAAGCGGATTTGGAGTTTCTGAAATTCACTCAGAATACGGAATGACAGAATTATTAAGTCAAGGATACTCTAACGGGAACGGTGTTTTTGACACACCACCTTGGATGAAAATTTTAACAAGAGATACAGAAGATGCTTTAACCATACAACAAGTAGAAAAAACAGGCGGCATTAATGTAATTGATTTAGCCAATTATAATTCTTGTGCTTTTATTGCTACACAAGATTTAGGCAAAGTACACCAAAACGGTACTTTCGAAATCATTGGTCGTTTTGATAACTCAGACATTAGAGGTTGTAATTTAATGGTCTTATAAAGAAATTAAAGATGAAGTTTAAATTAATTGAAGATTTTAAAGAGTTTGCTGTAAAAGGTAACATGATAGATATTGCTATTGGGGTTATTATTGGCGCTGCCTTTAATAAAGTTATAAGCGTATTGGTAAAAGAGGTTTTTATGCCTCCTTTGTCTTTTATGACCCAAGGTGCAAAATGGGAAAACAAGAAAATTATTCTAAGAGAAGCGGTACTTGTTAAAGAAAAAATTACAGTTGATGAAATTGCCATTGGTTATGGTAAATTATTTGAAGCTAGTATCGATTTTCTAATCATTGCTTTTACCGTTTTTATCATTGTAAAAGCAATGAATGCAATGAAAAAGAAAGCAGACGACCCAAAAAACAAAGCGGTGGTGACTCCTAAAAATATTGAGTTAATGCACAAAACCAACGAGCTTTTAGAAAAACAAAATGAATACTTACAGAAACTTTTAGCAGAAAAAAAATAACGATACATACGTTTTGTAAATTTTGTTTTTAAATTACGACTGATTTGTTATCAGCTAATTAAACACAAAACGTAATGAATACTAAAACAACCCTTTTATACCTAGTCCTTTTTTCTTTTATAGGATGCCAATCCGGTCAAACCAAAACAGCACCTCAAGCAACTACAAAAAAAGAAAACACTCCTATTCCAAAAAGTGAACAATTTAATCAGTATTGGTATTCTGGAAAAGCAGAATTAAGCAGCTACACCTTAAAACAGGCTAGATATGGCGAAATACGAGACGGAGAAGTTGTTTTGGTTTTTGTTACAGAACCTTTTTCTGTTAGTAAACAAGTAAAATTAGACAATCCGCAAAAAGCAGGAACTGACAACGTTTCTGTTATGAAATTGAATCATGTTCGTAAATTTAATACCGGTATTTACGATTATTCTATTGTCACCTCTACTTTTACACCTATTGATACTCAAAACTATCCTTTTACTTTAAAAGCTTCCACAAGTATACAAGAATGGTGCGGACATACTTTTACGCAATTAAACCTTGCTGATGACAAATACAATTTTAAACAATTCTCTTATTTTGAAGCTGACGGAGACGAAGAGAAAACAATTAATGCTACCTTTTTAGAAGAAGCATTGTTTACTAAAATTCGTATAGCAAAAGGTCAATTACCAGAAGGAGAAATCAATTTGATTCCTTCTACTATTTACAGTCGTTTTAACTACAAAAAAATGGACGTAGAGAAAGCTGAAATTAGTAAAACAACATCAGAAAAAACACTTACTTATAAGATAAAGTATCTAAATATTAATAGAACTCTTACCATTGATGTAGAAAAAGAGTTTCCGTACAAAATTTTAGGTTTTACAGAATTTGATGGAACTAGTTTAACCACAACAGCGAAACTAAAGGCAACTAGTAATGAGCCTTATTGGGAACAAAAAAAATTATCAGATCAAGATAAAAGAAAAGCACTTAAATTAAAATACGAATAGATTTTTTTTAAAATTTCTACTATTATTTCTTTGCTAGATAGTTACGCATTTCTCAAAAAAAACAGCTAACTTCGTTTAACTTCATGATAAAATGAAATTGAACTGAACTTGATTCCGTATTAAAACTCACCTTATCATTTTAGTTTTAAAAAACGAAAATTATGAAAACTCTTTTTATCTCTATTTTATTC encodes the following:
- a CDS encoding PorT family protein, with translation MKNKNLDKLFQDQLKNLEVTPDKKVWGNIESKLKKKKRRGVPLWWFAGGAAAMLLLGMLLFPVSTNETDFMKIDSKTIVTESTENEVEKNDLPKIDSLIQNTKIDKKILVTDKETKESIKKDIEKPRFQKKLVRDKNVVEKTLLANNTAKETLDSVNDKKIDVNKNKEVFTEEKEKIVDNVAVEKELPNKKVDLNKFIKDKDSIFSIKHLKHKWSIAPVFAVLNSNSFSNSSPVNRSLSNSTKGKSSFSYGFQIGYQINKKWSIQSGVHLQEMIFVNNQVTAVSSISKSTSPVAFNSGVSLSFNTAPLQTSDFDNSALISRTSLNGDLNQIFGYIEVPIEVKYNFLTVKNFNTQVVAGFSSLFLNKNEVNFSSQFFTNSGSANNLNNINFSGNLGFDFNYFLNNKWSLNLNPMFKAQLDTFSENSNGFSPFNFGIYSGIKYTF
- the mscL gene encoding large conductance mechanosensitive channel protein MscL; the protein is MKFKLIEDFKEFAVKGNMIDIAIGVIIGAAFNKVISVLVKEVFMPPLSFMTQGAKWENKKIILREAVLVKEKITVDEIAIGYGKLFEASIDFLIIAFTVFIIVKAMNAMKKKADDPKNKAVVTPKNIELMHKTNELLEKQNEYLQKLLAEKK
- a CDS encoding isoaspartyl peptidase/L-asparaginase family protein; the protein is MKSFFITLLLLISFGCKKEITSPEEKTATTKKHEFAIIIHGGAGTILKKNLSDEKEAAYKAKLEEAIKVGHTILKNGGTSQEAVIKTIQVMEESPLFNAGKGAVFTHEETNELDASFMDGKTLNAGAVAGVTNVKSPIELAVKIMTDSDHVMLSGKGASIFAEEKGLEIVDPSYFYTERRFQSLQKIKNKNKTALDHDDKKAAFYDADIKNAKFGTVGCVALDKSGNIAAGTSTGGMTNKRWGRIGDAPIIGSGTYANNLTCGVSSTGWGEYFIRSQVAYDISAQMEYQNKSLKEATTDVIQNKLTKLGGTGGVIALDKNGNMSFEFNTAGMYRASMNDKDELIVKIYKE
- a CDS encoding RNA polymerase sigma factor, with the protein product MSTIKLEELIQECCKQKITAQSTVYQLYADKLFAVCLKYSSNYQDAEDNLQDSFMTIFEKIKQYNHKGSFEGWLKRVTVNTVLQKYRVKSPLKNVSDFSDELETEEEFNIEDTAFNVDVLLGFIQQLPDQYRLVFNLYVLDDYAHKDIAEMLGISVGTSKSNLSRARKILKDQLEMHQKTTVND
- a CDS encoding septum formation inhibitor Maf, with translation MNTKTTLLYLVLFSFIGCQSGQTKTAPQATTKKENTPIPKSEQFNQYWYSGKAELSSYTLKQARYGEIRDGEVVLVFVTEPFSVSKQVKLDNPQKAGTDNVSVMKLNHVRKFNTGIYDYSIVTSTFTPIDTQNYPFTLKASTSIQEWCGHTFTQLNLADDKYNFKQFSYFEADGDEEKTINATFLEEALFTKIRIAKGQLPEGEINLIPSTIYSRFNYKKMDVEKAEISKTTSEKTLTYKIKYLNINRTLTIDVEKEFPYKILGFTEFDGTSLTTTAKLKATSNEPYWEQKKLSDQDKRKALKLKYE
- a CDS encoding acyl transferase, coding for MQNTIFNIRNQEEFKQAALAVFKHQFKNNKVYRSFCDLLYIHPSDVTKVEEIPFLPIQFFKSRKVLSSLEEIEETFTSSGTTGSLTSKHFVTDINLYKESYLKGFAHFYGNIEDYVVLALLPNYLERNGSSLVYMVDDLIQKSNNTESGFYLDNIEELAKKLVELDKKGQKTLLIGVSFALLDLIEMQQFNLKNTIIMETGGMKGRRKELIRAELHQLLQSGFGVSEIHSEYGMTELLSQGYSNGNGVFDTPPWMKILTRDTEDALTIQQVEKTGGINVIDLANYNSCAFIATQDLGKVHQNGTFEIIGRFDNSDIRGCNLMVL